A single Hippopotamus amphibius kiboko isolate mHipAmp2 chromosome 5, mHipAmp2.hap2, whole genome shotgun sequence DNA region contains:
- the RAB11FIP2 gene encoding rab11 family-interacting protein 2 isoform X3, whose translation MMLSEQAQKWFPTHVQVTVLQAKDLKPKGKSGTNDTYTIIQLGKEKYSTSVAEKTLEPVWKEEASFELPGLLMQGNPEKYILFLVVMHRSLVGLDKFLGQVAINLNDIFEDKQRRKTEWFRLESKQGKRAKNRGEIKVNIQFMRNNMTASMFDLSMKDKTRSPFAKLKDKMKGRKNDGTFSDTSSAIIPSSHMPDANTEFSSSEIQMKSKPKKPFLLGPQRLSSAHSMSDLTGAHVSSEKLKSGTVAQTHLLGRQIDSFGAVPESGSLKSPHRRTLSFDTSKMNQPDSSVDEGESSFGRQNDPFTNVTASLPQKFATLPRKKNPFEESSESLDSSVNLFSKSVEVRKENKREKREKVSLFERVTGKKDSRRSDKLNNGGSDSPCDLKSPNAFSENRQDYFDYESTNPFTTKFRASNIMPSSSTGWNCVV comes from the exons ATGATGCTTTCGGAGCAAGCCCAAAAGTGGTTTCCGACCCACGTGCAGGTCACAGTGCTCCAAGCCAAAGATCTTAAGCCAAAAGGCAAAAGTGGCACCAATGACACATACACTATAATTCAGCTGGGCAAGGAAAAGTACTCCACCTCTGTAGCTGAGAAAACCCTTGAGCCAGTCTGGAAGGAAGAGGCCTCTTTTGAGCTACCTGGGTTGCTAATGCAGGGGAATCCAGAGAAATACATCCTTTTCCTCGTAGTTATGCACAGGTCCCTGGTGGGTCTGGATAAGTTTCTAGGGCAGGTGGCCATCAATCTCAATGACATCTTTGAGGacaaacaaagaaggaaaacaga gTGGTTTAGATTAGAATCCAAACAAGGAAAAAGAGCCAAAAACAGGGGTGAGATAAAGGTCAATATTCAATTTATGAGGAACAATATGACAGCAAGTATGTTTGACTTATCAATGAAGGACAAAACAAGATCTCCTTTtgcaaaattaaaagataagaTGAAAGGTAGAAAAAATGATGGGACGTTTTCTGATACATCTTCTGCAATCATTCCAAGTTCTCACATGCCTGATGCCAATACTGAATTTTCAAGTAGTGAAATACAGatgaaatcaaaaccaaaaaagcctTTCCTTTTGGGTCCTCAGCGACTCTCTTCAGCGCATTCAATGTCTGATTTAACTGGGGCCCATGTATCCTCGGAGAAGCTGAAGTCTGGCACCGTTGCTCAAACGCATCTTCTCGGACGCCAGATAGATTCCTTTGGAGCAGTTCCGGAAAGTG GAAGTCTCAAATCTCCACACAGAAGAACATTAAGCTTTGATACTTCTAAAATGAACCAACCTGACAGCAGTGTGGATGAAGGTGAATCGTCTTTCGGAAGACAAAATGACCCATTTACAAATGTGACTGCTTCATTACCCCAAAAATTTGCAACACTGCCAAGGAAGAAAAATCCATTTGAAGAAAGCAGCGAATCGTTGGACAGCAGCgtgaatttattttcaaaatcagttgaagtaagaaaagaaaacaaaagagaaaaaagggagaaagttaGCCTGTTTGAAAGAGTGACTGGAAAAAAAGATAGCAGAAGATCTGATAAACTTAACAATGGGGGATCCGATAGCCCTTGTGACTTGAAATCACCTAATGCATTTAGTGAAAATCGTCAGGACTATTTTGATTATGAGTCAACTAATCCGTTTACAACAAAATTCAGGGCTTCAAATATAATGCCATCTTCAAG
- the RAB11FIP2 gene encoding rab11 family-interacting protein 2 isoform X2 has protein sequence MMLSEQAQKWFPTHVQVTVLQAKDLKPKGKSGTNDTYTIIQLGKEKYSTSVAEKTLEPVWKEEASFELPGLLMQGNPEKYILFLVVMHRSLVGLDKFLGQVAINLNDIFEDKQRRKTEWFRLESKQGKRAKNRGEIKVNIQFMRNNMTASMFDLSMKDKTRSPFAKLKDKMKGRKNDGTFSDTSSAIIPSSHMPDANTEFSSSEIQMKSKPKKPFLLGPQRLSSAHSMSDLTGAHVSSEKLKSGTVAQTHLLGRQIDSFGAVPESGSLKSPHRRTLSFDTSKMNQPDSSVDEGESSFGRQNDPFTNVTASLPQKFATLPRKKNPFEESSESLDSSVNLFSKSVEVRKENKREKREKVSLFERVTGKKDSRRSDKLNNGGSDSPCDLKSPNAFSENRQDYFDYESTNPFTTKFRASNIMPSSRLELCGLNKMMSFAEVNGGKAD, from the exons ATGATGCTTTCGGAGCAAGCCCAAAAGTGGTTTCCGACCCACGTGCAGGTCACAGTGCTCCAAGCCAAAGATCTTAAGCCAAAAGGCAAAAGTGGCACCAATGACACATACACTATAATTCAGCTGGGCAAGGAAAAGTACTCCACCTCTGTAGCTGAGAAAACCCTTGAGCCAGTCTGGAAGGAAGAGGCCTCTTTTGAGCTACCTGGGTTGCTAATGCAGGGGAATCCAGAGAAATACATCCTTTTCCTCGTAGTTATGCACAGGTCCCTGGTGGGTCTGGATAAGTTTCTAGGGCAGGTGGCCATCAATCTCAATGACATCTTTGAGGacaaacaaagaaggaaaacaga gTGGTTTAGATTAGAATCCAAACAAGGAAAAAGAGCCAAAAACAGGGGTGAGATAAAGGTCAATATTCAATTTATGAGGAACAATATGACAGCAAGTATGTTTGACTTATCAATGAAGGACAAAACAAGATCTCCTTTtgcaaaattaaaagataagaTGAAAGGTAGAAAAAATGATGGGACGTTTTCTGATACATCTTCTGCAATCATTCCAAGTTCTCACATGCCTGATGCCAATACTGAATTTTCAAGTAGTGAAATACAGatgaaatcaaaaccaaaaaagcctTTCCTTTTGGGTCCTCAGCGACTCTCTTCAGCGCATTCAATGTCTGATTTAACTGGGGCCCATGTATCCTCGGAGAAGCTGAAGTCTGGCACCGTTGCTCAAACGCATCTTCTCGGACGCCAGATAGATTCCTTTGGAGCAGTTCCGGAAAGTG GAAGTCTCAAATCTCCACACAGAAGAACATTAAGCTTTGATACTTCTAAAATGAACCAACCTGACAGCAGTGTGGATGAAGGTGAATCGTCTTTCGGAAGACAAAATGACCCATTTACAAATGTGACTGCTTCATTACCCCAAAAATTTGCAACACTGCCAAGGAAGAAAAATCCATTTGAAGAAAGCAGCGAATCGTTGGACAGCAGCgtgaatttattttcaaaatcagttgaagtaagaaaagaaaacaaaagagaaaaaagggagaaagttaGCCTGTTTGAAAGAGTGACTGGAAAAAAAGATAGCAGAAGATCTGATAAACTTAACAATGGGGGATCCGATAGCCCTTGTGACTTGAAATCACCTAATGCATTTAGTGAAAATCGTCAGGACTATTTTGATTATGAGTCAACTAATCCGTTTACAACAAAATTCAGGGCTTCAAATATAATGCCATCTTCAAG